The stretch of DNA AACCTGCATCAAAACGCCTTCGGACTCGATGATTTTCGAACGGCCCATGTTGGCGCGAACTTTCAGTCGTTGACCAATGAAATCGTTTAACGTATCATGAATGGAGTCTACGATTTTCGCCTGCTTAGCTAAATCCATGCCATGTCTTCCTTGCAATGCTCGGGTACAGTTACATCTGGGTGACATTGTATCACGGCTGTCAATACTCTTCCCAAAACCCATGCAGAAGCCATGTTCGGTACCGTTTTGCCTGGTCAATTCGGAAGACGCGCCGCTTTTCGGGCGCTGTTCCCGGCGTGGGCAAGCCATCGCGAGCGAACGCTTCTAGCACAACCGATGGTTGCACGTCTCGACCGCTTCTCATAATTGGATATACTTACGGAAGCTACGAACGAATTACTCGCAGCTGCGCATCATCCTGTTCTACCCCTTGTTTCATCTTTTGCCCTGCCCTGGCTCTCTCCTTTGTTCTGCCCGTGCTCGCAACGTCTACGCACAAGGAGTT from Xiamenia xianingshaonis encodes:
- a CDS encoding Veg family protein, which produces MACPRREQRPKSGASSELTRQNGTEHGFCMGFGKSIDSRDTMSPRCNCTRALQGRHGMDLAKQAKIVDSIHDTLNDFIGQRLKVRANMGRSKIIESEGVLMQVHPQLFIMEVDRKRGAKARQSYQYVDVLTGMVELSQNGEPLFEPFIPEEPALGVLDPLPTETVLS